Below is a window of Undibacterium sp. YM2 DNA.
GTTGCGTACTTCACGGACAATCTTGTTCAGGCTGCTGTTCATGTCCTTCAATGCCAGCATCAATTGACCAGTTTCATTGCTTGAGTTGGACTGGATGTTAGCTGTAAGATCACCGTCTGCTACTTGCCTTGCCAAACTGACAGCTTCATTCATCGGTTTTGTGATGCCACGTGTGATGGAATGGGCTATCACAAGAGACAGCACCAAAGCGACGAGAGTAATCCCAAACATCAGTTGCTGTGCATTTCTGAATTCAGCTTTACTGAATTTTGCTTCCTCTGCCATTTTTCCGGCCTGGAGATCTATCATTTCAGTTAAGAGTTTGATGTAGGTTTGCTCCGTTTGTCGCACTACTTGGGAGAGAAATATCTTCGCCTCATCCTGTTTTCCTGCTTCCAGCATTGTCAGCAATTCTTTTTGCGCCGCAAGGTCCTTGCTGCGGGCGTCGGTAATAGCATTAAAGATTTCACGTGCCTTGGGTACGTTGATGATTTTGTCGAAGGCATCTAACAATTCCTTGTTTTTTGCCCGTATTGCATTCATGGTTTCGATAGCGCTTTTCACCCCCTCTCCATTAATAGCTATGATGGCATTACGCATTTGTTGATGTATTAGTGATACGTTATATTTTACTTCTGTAGCCAGTGTAATCTTCTTGTAACGATCTTCCAGCATATTGTCCATCCGTTGCTCAGCTTGACGCATGCGCGAAACGGATAGCAGTACTAAGACCACCAATAGCATGATGACAAAACCAAATCCTGACCAGAGCCGGGTAGCGATTTTCAGATTCTTCATTTTCATTTCCTTTTTAGCCGAAAACAAAAGTCATGCCGAAAGTGTGTTTGCCAAAAACGTTACCTTTTCAGCTACCAGCTTTCATATCAAGGTTAAACAGCATTGTTCGGGTTGAAATATGGAAAAACATTTGGCATTGCGGGATCTGCAATAGACGCAAATCAAAAATAGGGTCCCTGATTTACTGCAAGAGTAAAAACATGCTTTACAGATGTGACATTGGCGAGAACCACTCATGCCCTCACATGGAATTGATCAATGAAAGAATTCTCTTTGGCTTTCTCGTGATTTCATTAATAGCGAATAGAGTAAATTATTTCAAGGATGAAATAGTCACATTTGTTGTCTTAACGCGGCATTTGATGTGTCAGGGAAGCCTTGGTGTGAAAAAGACCCTGTCTAAATGAAAAAAACCGCTCAGACAAAGTGTCCGGCGGTTTTTTCTTTCAAGGTATAGCCAAAAATTTTTAACTTTAAAAGTTATTTCCTGAATTTTGCTTCGGCAATACGGTCAGCAATAACACTGGTCGGCAAGCCTTCTGCGTCAGCACGGGCAAATACTTCTGCCAGGGTTTCCCCGATACGGCGTACATGGGCGACCATGCCGTCTTCTGGGGTGTTCAGGTATTCGTAGCAAACCTTGATGATGCCACCGGCATTGATGACAAAGTCAGGCGCATACAAGATACCTTTTTGACGGCAGAGTTCGCCCATCTCTGGTGTTGCCAGCTGGTTGTTGGCGCCACCTGCAACGATCTTCGCTTTCAGGCGTGACAGGGTGTCCGGGTTCAGGGTTGCACCCAGGGCGCATGGTGCATAGATATCGGCTTGCACATCATAGATGGCGTCGATGGCGACGACTTCCGCACCCAGTTCTTCTTGCGCGCGTTTCAGTGCACCCTGGTCGATGTCGGTAACGATGAGTTTGGCACCGGCTTCTTTCAACTGGCGCGCATAGTCATAACCGACATGACCCAGGCCTTGCAGGGCCACGGTCAGGCCATCAAAGCTGTCACGCTTTAAATGGTGTTTGACTGCAGCCTGGGCACCAACGAAGCAGCCCAGTGCGGTGTAAGGGGATGGGTCGCCACGGTCACCCAGACCGGCAACGTATTTGGTTTTGCTCGCAACATTGGCCATGTCAGCCGGGCTGGTGCCTACGTCTTCTGCTGTGACATAACGGCCACCCAGGCGCTCCAGGGCTTCACCCAGGGCTTCAAACAGGGCAGGAGTCTTGTCAGTTTTCGGGTTGCCGATGATGACGCTCTTGCCGCCGCCTATAGGCAGGCCAGCAACGGCGTTCTTGTAGGTCATGCCGCGCGACAGGCGCAATACGTCACGTACGGCTTCGGCTTCATCTGCATAATTCCACATGCGGCAGCCACCCATGGCCGGGCCAAGATTGGTGTTGTGGACTGCGATGATGGCTTTCAAGCCGGATTTGGCTTCGGATGCGAACACGACTTGTTCGTGGTCGTCGAAATTGATTTCATTAAATACAAAAGCGGTCATGCTTATGGCTCCGCGCGGATCAACCAGACGAGCTGCCAGATCAGGCAGATGCACTGGTGCCGCAAAAAAAGTTAGTTAAATAGTGGTGTTGTCATGCAAATAAAACTGTCTTTGATCACGGGTTGGTGCAATCAAAAACGCAGGGCGGTGATTGTGTCACGCGTGCGAAGTATAGGGGAATAGGGTGTGAAACTCAATCTTGCCAGCCAGCTACAAGCAGGGTCTTTATTCATGCTGCAACGCTGATTTGCGTCAGATCAAGCAACTCTTTCATAAAACGTTCCTGGGTTTTCAGGCAAAAACCAGCGGAATAGGGATTCATGAAGCCATGTTTGCTGCCCTTGACCAGTTCTGCATCCTGATTCCGCCGTCGCAAGTCGGCTACCAGCTCTGCCGGTTCAAAGGCTGCTTCCTGCTCGGCAAAAATCAGGCGCATTGGGCAAACAGGTTTTACCTCGCGATGATCGCGTATGCGCGAGCCATAAAACAGCACGGCTTGCTGCAGGCCAGCCATGGCCGGCATGGCGCTATTGAGCCAGAGTGCACTGGCTCCGGCGCTAAAGCCTATCGCATAACGCAGGCTGGATTGATGCTCTTCTATGATACGGGCCAGGTTTTCGGCATAGGCAGCAACGCCGCCTTCGGCAATAAATGCGTGATAAGCCAGTGTTTCTGCCGGGTATTGTGTTTTCTCGCCACTAAAAGGCGAAACGGTCAGGCAGGGCAGGGGAAATTGCCGGGCAAAACTGGCAACCGCTGGCGTATTGCCAAAAACATCAGTAACAATCAGTAAGACGGGCGGTGAAGCTGGTGCAGGCGCTTGAACAGAAACAATAACAGACACAATGAGAGCTTGATAGATACGCAGGAGGCGGGAGCCTACCGGACTTGTGATCGAAATGCAAGAAATTCACCCATAAGTAAGCGACAAAGGGGGAGTGTTGCTAGCTGGTAATGTCGCTGGAAATGCATGATTGACACTTGCCTGCATGCTCATAGATACTTGGCAAGAGTTGGAACTTTTTGTTACAAATCAGCTTCTTAGCGAAACATTTATTATAAATATACGGAGAACCACCATGTTGCGACCCAGTCTGATTTTTCTTACCCTTGCCCTGGCATTGACGGCATGCAGCAAGGGAGGAAAAGATGGCAAGGACTCGGATCAGGCCAAGGCCAGTGCAGGTACTAGCCCGGCAAGCGCAAAGCCTGCCAGCGCCAAGATACCAGACAGTCCCTTGCTGGTTACTGAAGAAGACTTGCAAACCATACAAAATAGTGCGCTCTCATCCGGGCCCGTGATTACCGGCTCGATACAGCCAGAACGCAAGGCAGACCTGCGCTCGGAATTATCTACAGTCGTTTTACAGGTGCTGAAAGAAAATGGCGAGACTGTAAAGCGTGGTGACTTGCTGGTGCGTCTTGATGATACTTCGATACGCGACAGCCTTAATTCAGCTGAAGAAGCCGCCAGGGCCTCGGCGCAGACACTGGAGCAGGCTGAGCGCCAGTTTCAGCGCCTGAAGACCTTGCGTGCCTCCGGCATGACCTCGACCCAGCAACTGGAAGATGCAGAAATACGCCGTAACAATGCCCAGAGTGACCTGGTAGCCGCCAAGGCGCGTGCAGTGCAGGCGCGCCAGCAAATGCAGCGTACGGAAGTGCGCGCACCCTTTGATGGTGTTGTCAGCGAGCGTAAGGTCTCGGCAGGTGATACCGCCCAGATAGGCAAGGAACTGGTCAAGGTCATCGACCCGACCAGCATGCGCTTTGAAGGCTTGCTGTCTGCCGACAAGGTCAACAATGTCAAGATAGGTCAGGCGGTCAGTTTTCGCGTCAATGGTTATGGCGACCAGCAGTTTGCAGGCAAGGTCAAACGTGTTGATATGGCAGCCAACGCCACCACCAGGCAGGTCGAAGTGCTGGTCGCTTTTGCTGATGCGACCCCTCCCAAGGTGTCCGGCCTGTATGCAGAAGGCCGCATAGAGACGGGTTCTACCCAGACCCTGATGATCAAGAGCACAGCCCTGCTGCGCGACGGTGACAAGGCTTATG
It encodes the following:
- a CDS encoding efflux RND transporter periplasmic adaptor subunit; the encoded protein is MLRPSLIFLTLALALTACSKGGKDGKDSDQAKASAGTSPASAKPASAKIPDSPLLVTEEDLQTIQNSALSSGPVITGSIQPERKADLRSELSTVVLQVLKENGETVKRGDLLVRLDDTSIRDSLNSAEEAARASAQTLEQAERQFQRLKTLRASGMTSTQQLEDAEIRRNNAQSDLVAAKARAVQARQQMQRTEVRAPFDGVVSERKVSAGDTAQIGKELVKVIDPTSMRFEGLLSADKVNNVKIGQAVSFRVNGYGDQQFAGKVKRVDMAANATTRQVEVLVAFADATPPKVSGLYAEGRIETGSTQTLMIKSTALLRDGDKAYAWRVKDGMVKKISIVIGERDPRRGDFEVRSGLVDGDKVIRNPVSTLVDGQKVKMVATAGADLTAAASTPAATANPQGK
- a CDS encoding Glu/Leu/Phe/Val dehydrogenase, encoding MTAFVFNEINFDDHEQVVFASEAKSGLKAIIAVHNTNLGPAMGGCRMWNYADEAEAVRDVLRLSRGMTYKNAVAGLPIGGGKSVIIGNPKTDKTPALFEALGEALERLGGRYVTAEDVGTSPADMANVASKTKYVAGLGDRGDPSPYTALGCFVGAQAAVKHHLKRDSFDGLTVALQGLGHVGYDYARQLKEAGAKLIVTDIDQGALKRAQEELGAEVVAIDAIYDVQADIYAPCALGATLNPDTLSRLKAKIVAGGANNQLATPEMGELCRQKGILYAPDFVINAGGIIKVCYEYLNTPEDGMVAHVRRIGETLAEVFARADAEGLPTSVIADRIAEAKFRK